From a region of the Zonotrichia albicollis isolate bZonAlb1 chromosome 5, bZonAlb1.hap1, whole genome shotgun sequence genome:
- the UCHL1 gene encoding ubiquitin carboxyl-terminal hydrolase isozyme L1, with translation MAWQPMEINPEMLNKVLSRLGVGPGWRFVDVLGFEDEALRAVPTPACALLLLFPLTEQHENFRKQQTEKIKDQEISSKVYFLKQTVSNSCGTIGLIHAVANNKDKLKLEEGSALKKFLDETADLSPEERAKHLANNKAIQEVHNSVAQEGQCRVEDNSVNFHFILFVNVDGHLYELDGRMPFPVNHGTSSDDLLLKDSAKICRQFTEREKGEVRFSAVAFCKSA, from the exons ATGGCCTGGCAGCCCATGGAGATCAACCCCGAG ATGCTGAACAAA GTGCTGTCCCGCCTCGGCGTGGGTCCTGGCTGGCGCTTCGTGGACGTGCTGGGCTTCGAGGATGAGGCGCTGCGCGCCGTGCCGACCCCGGCGTGCgcgctgctcctgctgttcccGCTCACGGAGCAG CATGAAAACTTCAGGAAGCAACAGACTGAGAAAATAAAGGACCAGGAGATCAGTTCTAAAGTGTATTTCCTGAAGCAGACCGTCAGTAACTCCTGTGGGACAATTGGTCTGATACATGCAGTTGCTAATAACAAAGACAAATTGAAACTTG AGGAGGGCTCTGCCCTGAAGAAGTTCCTTGATGAAACAGCTGATTTGTCTCCTGAAGAAAGAGCTAAGCATTTGGCAAATAATAAG GCTATACAAGAAGTCCACAACTCTGTTGCGCAAGAAGGACAATGTCGG GTCGAGGACAACAGTGTGAACTTCCATTTCATCCTTTTTGTCAACGTGGATGGACACCTGTATGAATTGG ATGGCCGTATGCCATTTCCTGTAAACCATGGCACGAGCTCGGATGACTTGCTGTTGAAG GATTCTGCTAAGATCTGCAGACAATTTACAGAACGTGAAAAAGGAGAAGTTCGTTTTTCTGCTGTGGCTTTCTGCAAGTCTGCCTAA